In the genome of Spirochaetaceae bacterium, one region contains:
- a CDS encoding AAA family ATPase → MAKILTFFNHKGGVGKTTSSYNVAWALSELGKHVLMIDADAQCNLTEISVEDSVIYGPDKQFLFNSESNYDTNFILKNNIYEYLVSYVQPTPGKELPKIKFFKKKEAKNLELLLGSVKFAELEKTISLSLANVPGLNHIPMSVYTALKKVGSDFDFIILDLSPALSATNQLFLMLSDYFIVPANPSVFSRQALMNLNTIFRGWNRELAGFEVFNNKLKALPKLLGIVCQNYRPYSRANEKGTTSAKRFEETMIELNNYAHNLARDLNGFGMALTVDEFKKYFTKAQPYRIADIPDFNQLMVVSEKEKLPVIALDNKILNRNDLGTEQYRTKVEDFKKEYYFIAEGIASL, encoded by the coding sequence CCTCATCATATAATGTTGCATGGGCTTTAAGTGAATTGGGAAAACATGTTTTAATGATTGATGCTGATGCTCAATGTAATTTAACTGAAATTTCAGTTGAAGATTCGGTTATTTACGGACCAGATAAACAATTCCTGTTTAATAGTGAAAGTAATTATGACACGAACTTTATACTTAAAAATAATATTTATGAATATTTAGTTAGTTATGTGCAACCAACACCGGGTAAGGAATTGCCTAAAATAAAATTCTTTAAGAAAAAAGAGGCAAAAAATCTTGAGTTATTACTTGGTTCAGTGAAATTTGCCGAATTAGAAAAAACTATCTCTCTCTCACTTGCTAATGTTCCCGGGCTTAATCATATTCCTATGTCTGTTTATACAGCTTTAAAAAAGGTAGGAAGTGATTTTGATTTTATCATTCTGGATTTATCACCCGCATTGTCAGCTACTAATCAATTATTTTTAATGCTCTCCGATTATTTTATTGTTCCTGCTAATCCAAGTGTTTTCAGTAGGCAAGCTTTAATGAATTTAAATACTATTTTTAGAGGGTGGAATAGAGAATTGGCTGGCTTTGAGGTTTTTAATAATAAATTAAAAGCCTTACCAAAGCTATTAGGAATTGTTTGCCAAAACTATAGACCTTATTCACGAGCTAATGAAAAAGGAACGACATCAGCCAAACGTTTTGAAGAAACTATGATAGAACTAAATAACTATGCCCATAATTTAGCCAGGGATTTAAATGGTTTTGGTATGGCTCTAACGGTAGATGAGTTTAAAAAATATTTTACTAAAGCTCAACCATATAGAATTGCAGATATACCAGATTTTAATCAGTTAATGGTAGTTTCGGAAAAAGAGAAGCTACCTGTGATTGCTCTTGATAATAAAATTTTAAATAGAAATGATTTAGGTACAGAGCAATATAGAACTAAAGTTGAAGATTTTAAAAAGGAGTATTATTTTATTGCTGAAGGGATAGCTAGTCTTTAA